The DNA region CCAGTGAAAGCCGCACTGACGGCGACCGCCAGAAAGCTGCTCAGCGTCTTGAACAGTATGGTTGCGGACGGCGCCTACTTCCGGGAAATCCTGGCTACCTGAATACAGTTGCCGGCAAACCCGGCGCGGTTCAGATTCTGAACAACAGCCGTTACCAAATCGCCCGAGATGGAGTTTACAACGTTGGTTGCCGACTGGGTGGCATTGTCAATGTCAGTCGTGAACAGAATGCCCAGGTTTCCTCCATCGATGGTGTTCAAAGCATACTGATACAGATCAGCAAACTGAGAAGCATTTGCGAGAGACATTGCATCGTCGACCTCGCCGACATTGACCAGATTGCCGGCATTGACGGCTTCCTGAACAAGGTCATTGGCATCATCGAAATTGACGATGTTGTTGATAGCCTTCTGCATGCCAAGCAAGTGCTGGTAGAAGTCAGAGTTGTCGGTGCAGAGGCTGGTCCCGCATAGATTGAAGGTGGCGTAGGCAGGGACGACGCCGATCGTGCCAGCGGCAAGAATTGTGGTCAAGAGGACCGATGGCGCTACGAGCCTAGAAGCCTTGGACGTGATCTTCTTCATAGTCATTCTCCAGTTTGATTTCCCTTGGTTGAATAAAGCTGCGCTTCCGGAGGCCCCGTTTGCCCAGTCAGCAGACGAGCGGGACGGTTGAGCGCAACGACGACTTGCGATCTCACTCTGATTTCTGGCCGCACAAATCCGGCATCGTTCAAGTTGAACAATGTAAATCGCGGCACGCTCTTAGTATTATGAGATCACACACAGCAGCCGATCATGGGAAGGCGGCACGCGGCCTGACCTTCTGTTCATGTCAGCGTCTGATCCGGTGACGACCCTGAACTCTCCAGAAATCCAAACGTTATCGCCCACAACCCGCACATAGCGATGCGCTGTGACTAGGGATTTCCGATGCTTGTGCGAGTTAGCAGGGTCAAAACGCCTTAGCGGCGCGAAACTTTCTGCATTGTGAGCCCCTCTTCCCTCTGGGAGGTGAATACTGCCTCTTCAGTGCCCAAACACTGCCACAATGCGTCTGACGAGTCTATATAGGGGTTAATAACAGCTTAATTCTTGGGTTAATACATCAGTGACCGAACACACCCTCAAGGACTCTACTTACAACAGAGTCTTGACGAATCATCATCTTATCCGCTCACAACATCTGCACGTACGCACAATATGGGCAAACACGTATTTCATTTCACTTGTACTTGAACTTACTGAGCGGCTCACCATGTTTCTGTCCAGAAATCGCCATGGCCTAGCGGTGAGAGCGCTAAGGCCGAGACTGATGCACATAGCCCTGGGCAGAGGCGGGCACTTCCAGCGCCAGCCACTCGCGGAACAATCTGGTCTTGCGCGGTTCGCGTCGCCCCTTGGCGGTGGCAAGCCAATAGCCGTTCGGTCCTTCGACGGGGTGCTCGAATGGGCGAACCAATCGGCCGTCGCTAACCGCATCGGCGCTCATCATGTCGACGGCCATCAACACGCCTTGCTCGCTGATTGCGGCATCAAAGGCTAATGACGGATCGGAGTAGGTGGGACCAACCAGTTCCACATCCTCTGGCACCCCCAGCGCCCGCCGCCACAAGCGCCAGTCGAGCATGGTCGTCTCGTCCCGGATCACCGGCACCTGCGCAAGATCCTGGAGGCTCTCTATCCGCCGGGCCACGGGTGGCGCACATACCGGCTGGAAAGAACGCCCGCCGATGAGGCTGGTCGTCACTCCGGGCCATTGCCCCGCCCCGAAGCGGATGCCGCAGTCGATGTCAGGGCGGCTCAAATCCAGCATGTGACCGGTTACGGTCAGTCGGACCTCGATCTCGGGATGAAGCGCCGTGAACTTGTTGATCCGCCAGATCAGCCAGCGCGACGCAAAGACACTGCCAACGGTAAGATTGAACACACCCTCGTCGCTGCCCTTGAGCGTGCCGATGCCGTCCTGCAGCGCCGCAAAGCCGGCGGTCAGTTGCGGCAATGCAGTTTTGAGCGCTGCGGTAGGGCGCAAGCCGGCAGGCGTGCGCTCGAACAATTCCATGCCCAGCCGCTCTTCCGCGCGTCGCAGGTGCTGGCTGACCGCACCGATGGTGACGCCCAGTTCCTCGGCCGCCGGCAACAACGCTCCGCGGCGCGCGACGATCTCGATCGCCCGCAAGGCATTGAGCGGTATGGGGAAGGGGTTTGCCATATAGATTTTCTATAGCGCAGCAGTGACCTTGTCCATTGCTGCGCCACACGATTGGCCTCAGATATTGAGCATTCCTCCAATTTGCTTCGAAAAGGAGACCACAAAATGTCTATCATGAAGCGGCTTCTTCGGCGCCTTGCCGCCTGGGCAGGACCGCACCAGCCTTCTCGGCCGGACCCCGACACCATGGCTTTCCGGCAGTGGACAGACCTGCCGACCCACCACCCCCTCTGCAAGAGCCCGAGAAACCCTGTGGCATGATTGCCGCACTACTACACCCTGGCGGTGGAGCGATGCACCTGCCGCCGTGCTGAGGCCATAATCAGGGACTTGAACGGAGCCAAATCCGCTTGGCGCCGTTTCGCGCCTCCTAGCCCAGGAGTTCCCATGATCCGCCTTTTTGCAGCTTTGGCCGTCGCCGCCGCCCCCATTGCCGTTTTCGCGCAGGACGCTGCCCCCACAGAAGCGGCAGCGCCGCAGATCGAAATCGATCCGACGGCCGTCACCAACGCGACCTCGCCACAGGCCAACCTCCTGACCGGGCTCTATGCCACGCTGGCAACCATCGAAATCTGCGCGGAGGAGGTCGACGCGACTGTCCGCGACGGCATGGTGATTGACCAGCGGCGGCTCGAGCGGGCGCTCAGCATGGATGAGGCGGCGGGCGACGCAGCCTATGCCGAGATCAAGGCCGACGTCGAAACCACCAGCCCCGATTGCACCGCCGGCAGTGCCGACCTCGCCAGCGTCGATGCGGTGACCTCGATTTACGCCCAGCAGGCCAGCGCTACGCCAGCCGCAACCGCTCCCGCTGCAGCACCGGCCGAGACGCCGGCGCAGTAAGCGTCATTCGCAGAGCTGAGCGGTGCAGGCCGCGCCATGGCAGCCGAGATCAAGGTGGAAGTGA from Devosia sp. RR2S18 includes:
- a CDS encoding LysR substrate-binding domain-containing protein, coding for MANPFPIPLNALRAIEIVARRGALLPAAEELGVTIGAVSQHLRRAEERLGMELFERTPAGLRPTAALKTALPQLTAGFAALQDGIGTLKGSDEGVFNLTVGSVFASRWLIWRINKFTALHPEIEVRLTVTGHMLDLSRPDIDCGIRFGAGQWPGVTTSLIGGRSFQPVCAPPVARRIESLQDLAQVPVIRDETTMLDWRLWRRALGVPEDVELVGPTYSDPSLAFDAAISEQGVLMAVDMMSADAVSDGRLVRPFEHPVEGPNGYWLATAKGRREPRKTRLFREWLALEVPASAQGYVHQSRP